The following nucleotide sequence is from Mytilus trossulus isolate FHL-02 chromosome 9, PNRI_Mtr1.1.1.hap1, whole genome shotgun sequence.
aatcagatGCAACTGGTGGACGCTTGAATGTGACCGCAGGGTCTTCATGTCCTTTAATAGTGACTGCATGATCTCCAAGAACGGTTGATCAATAACTTTTagtacttttttctttaaaattttcgaTTTTGTTTCTCGTGCTTCGTTATTacgatttttatttcatgtccTTCCGTGTTGAGACCCCCCCCTCCTGTTACCACCCTCTGATAAGAACGAGTCATTCTTCCAAATATTTTCCTCgattctataaaatttcttgatattacTCTTCGAACTAACAATCCCAACATGTAAGTATTCGAAATCTTATCTGAAAGAATATCCGATGAGAATTTTCGCTTAGTAAGAACGTACAAGTATTTATAAAGTCTTACTATATAAATCCTTGATACACGTAGCTTTGCTTATAGCTATTATTAAGGATTTGtttgtaaatgtaaattttgcATAATATAGGCACAGCATAACGATTTCTTCCGTCAATTTTAGAGGGCTGATAAGTATCGAGGAATGATACCCGGGCCGATATGGAAAGGTCAGATATATAAATACAGTAAAAACagcttattttgttaatttttttgacAACAGgccaaagttttgattttttgtccaattactgatagttgttttaaatgatGTGTAAGGTACTCCTTCGGtaaatatatgaaatgtttGTTCCTGTTTGAGTTTCACACTTTTGTGGATTCGGAAAGAATAGAGTTATGCTTTTCATAAACCTTTTTCTGATAAATATTTCCTATCGGCAGGGTAGTCGAAATGATTACGTTTGTCATACTTGGAGAGGCTACTACGAATGATTCCGACAACAAATGTAGGCGtgttataaatcaatttagatttacggcatgATAAGTCTGAGTGGGGTAGAAAACTGTGAAATCGAAATATAACAAATGCCTGTggttattacacaacattgagGAATCTTGTCCCAAGCAATGCATGATATTCCTCAATACTAATGTAataattatgttatatatagaaattaaaagtaCAAAGCTTGAAAACCACTtcataacatgtttaatgtagTTCTGAATATTTCAGCAAAATTGACGATGGTGACATAACAGAATTAGATTCATACACACCATAACATAAAGCTGTAAAACGGCACAAAGCgtgcaaacaaatgcaataAGTCGTAGGATAAGATCGCCAAGAGACAAAAACGACATAGAGAAAAACAACAGCTCAAAGCACATTATACAGAAACGAAAGATTAAACAACAGGAATCCggatatatatgtaaacatgAGGTGAATAAATCGCAGGGGCTCCAAATTATGTTATTTTAGTGACACCCATTGAGTTGCACGAAGCAAGTTACAATAAACagattaaaagaaatgaaaattgatttatacTGCAACTGTGTTAGTTTTcgcagtcaaattgcattgatGTTCAACAGTTGAATGCATCgaagtataaagacaataaccatgaattgtctcgaaatataaattttatttgtaatatgaTCGAAACAGGATATAAATGGTCGGCACATCCTTGCATTCTActtgttttgatttgattttgattttttgtgttttaacgccacttttaagcaccgcttttgggctatttcgtggcggccagtttttattgctGGAGGAAGCCTgagtgcccggagaaaaccaccgaccttcgataggaaatctgaaaatcctagtcaattaagattggagtcgagtgcaacctcagtgttgactggctagtgattgcattagtaactacttagaccactcggtcAACGAGGCCCCTACTTGTTTTGAAGCCACGTGCAAATAGTTTTTCgagacaatatatatttattctctctatatatattcGATCAAATTCATTTCAAAAGGAATAAATAGACATAACTAAGGACGTTCAAGTGCAGGTTGGAGtaatttaatgattatttgcaTTGAAATATTCCTTATATCTCgattaatacatttaaaaaaaatgatgcaattgTGACTCgtgttgtcttttttgttgtgtAAAGCTGACATTAGAGCCATGAGATAAAATACTCCAAAACATGCATATATGTATCCCAATGCCTTATATAGTTTTCAAAGAAGAATGAATGTTATTTTGGGAACttacaaaatactcaacaaatttcaaataaaaatttattattacaAGCAAGCACATCTAGTCTTCTTATGATATGAATATAcagaaatataaatcaaaattacatttaaagtacaaacAAGTCCCTGTTGTTTTCCATCTGATTTCCCTGATACacaaaaattcatttaaattccATCATTGTTACAAATTGACGTAGAGTTCCTTATTTACTTTACCGTTTAGTACCTGTATTAGTCTTGCCGACAATAAACAATTCTGaagatttcattgtttttggtTGTAATTAAGTCTATTTTCTTTTATACTTGATTCATACTTAACAGTAGCATGGAGAATCTTAGGCATGTATTTAAACTATATTATACTCTATATGTCGAAaggaataaaaattatatataattttgttagatagttatatttagacaaatatatatgtaaataatcaTATAATTGTATGTTAAAGGTTTATATAATCTGATTATATATCAGTGTTAAGCAGATAACGGAATATATGAACacctatgtttttgtttcttccaAATTCTCAAAGTTTAATATACTATGCAGTAGAAATACTTGATAAAATAGTCAATggattgtttttgtcatttcctaTTTTGATTcaagaaaatttatttatttaagttaGTGATCAATGATACAcacgtaaaaaaaaatttttttatttaaattttgattacaagaatataagaatatttaaaaaaactgaagcttacccattttttgtttttaaatcctTTAAGACAGATTAGACATAAAGTAAACTAAGTAATACAAAAGCAGTGCTTTGGTTAATAAAAGATCATGATAGGTTTTGCAGTCTTTGTATAGTCTATTTGGAAATAGCTTGATTATGGTTTATATTCTGGAAGTTCTAGTTTTGTCATTTGCTTCTCGTTGTCAATGAATTGCTCACTTCTAAGTTCTCTGTCTTtcttctaaaatatataaagatcgAAAATGGTCATTCGTTCATGTTTTCAAGTTAGCAATACAAACAACCATTATTATTTGGTATGAATTCTAGTTTCTTCGTCAAGATTTGAAAGATTACATTAAGACGAATTAACCAGCTttcgtattttcttttttgtatttttaactaTAACTAGCACATTGGTTTTGGTGGTAAAACATTTCGAAATGATTAAGTTGTCAAAATACATAATACATCTAAACGCATAGAGTAACGGGAAAGGTCGGTTAAATTGTACAGTATTATTTAGGATAGATGCAacataataaatacatgaaacatgttacattttatgtagatcaaatgatgaaaaaaatcttgTCGAAAAAGTTCGAATATTATCcgtcttttttaaaatgaagttGTTTAAAGGAAATTATCCATCAACACACAAAcattgtctgctctatggtcgagtGGATGtctgtttgacacattccccaatttcccttctcaattttattataaaataaattaatcatacCGCTAGTTTGCATGGAGCCCATGGTGATGCACAGCAATAGAGTGACGCAGCAAAAGACACAAGGAATTCTAGAAGGCATATAAGGCCAGTTATGACAAGCAATTCCATGTGGCTATCACGCTACAAgtaagacaaaaacaaaaacaaatgaagacACAAATATTCCAACACGTATGGAAACTAATGATAGAAATACAAATGGTTTGCAAATACACAGAAAAATGTAAGAAATCCTGCATTcaatataagataaaaaaaaatgtagtatgAGCATGATGAGTGTCGATGAGAAAACTTTCTATCCATGTCATTATGTATAAAAAGTAGATACTTATAGGTCAATGGACGTTATTCAATACTTTTTATCGGCTTGGgcgaattatttaaaaatgaaaaatatgtacattAAGATTGGACTAGAACTCTTTGACATATATTCTGTTTGAAACTCTTAAAAGCTTTGGTATATAAGAAAAGTAAAGTTGATGATATATTGACaagttaaataatattaaaatgttcatgTTTCGTTTAGTTTTCCACAGAGAGTTGCAAGGAAGTAAGatattttttagaaatgtacttataaataatgatattgCATGACAAACAGTTTAAATACTATAATGTTTTatgcctttaaaaaaaacccatttaaaTGCCATGACTGTTAAGATTGGGAAATATGTTTGAACTTACCAGTATATAGTTAGTTGCTGCTGCACCAATAATAATGGGTACGAACAATGATGTCGCCATAATGCTAAATACCATGAACACCActttctataaaaaaagaaagaaaagtcaaatgtatCTTTTGATATTCGTGTTGGCTGATTTTTTCAGTGCTCTTAGCATCAAATAGGCAAACAGTAAAgacatatcatttatattttcccTCCTATTTTTGTGacgaaaattttaattaaagtgaTTTAAACCACGAgattaaacaatatttgatttatcaaaaaacaagatttgatttatcaaaatatatattaaaaaaatttagaCATGTATAAGATGCACTAAGTTACGAGCCTGTTATTTAGTGGTTTTCATTAGGTAATGTTGATCATACCTGCTTTTCATTTATTGTGTGGTAAATCAATTTGGCCGTTAGTGTTTTCCTTTGAATAGTTTACATTGGTCATTTCGAGTCCTTGAAATGCTTGATATCAGGTAAGGGAATAAGTCATTGCCGTACTGTTACCTATACTGGCTTACTTCTACACCAATTGGTTTAATTGGAGAGTTGTAATTGCATTACTAGTCACATTACATTTTATAAtctaatacttttttattttcctaGTAGGAAATTATCTATGAATTACAATAACTTACAGTTCTTATCAAGCTGTAGTCTGCATTTCTTGCCATGTAAGCTGGGACAATTCCTGTGACAACAACCTATAATGAATAGAAAATAACACATTTATACATTTCTTGACAAATTATTGTTCACCTAGGATTACGATTTACAAAAGTTGGCAACCTTTCCCAAACATCATATACATAAACCCACTATCTGGgataatttttttcatcagAACCTCCGTCTCTTATCATCTTGGTTagaagatttatataaaaaaaatgcgttCTCACAATTAGGCGCTGAATTTCCCTTTAAtacaaattcaataataataataataataataataataataataataataataataataataatgattataataataatcataataataataataataccaaaagaaatattaaatacaaatatgaaaaattgtgtTTCTGTTTCTATGAACATTTCATATGTACTGATATCTTTTTTTGGCAAAACACagcttttattaattatttttaacacaaaaataTAACTGTCTTGGTGTACTTAACAATAATTCTGTTATAACATTTCTGTAATTGCAAATTTGGCGTTTGCTAATTAGAAATACTTCTAAACTTACCCAAATAGCAGACACCACGGATCCTCCATCCAGTCCAAGCATGATGGTTTTCTTATCAAACGTGAAGGTAGGTATAGTGGCATTTTTGATaacaatttctataaaaaaaaccaaaatgcaACGTATTATTTGTaggattgaaaaaataattatcggTGGGATATAACTTATCTTCATGTTTGCATATTAACATTTAGTACGTCGAGAGCCATCTATCGCATTTATTGAACAACATTTCTAGTGTTCTGAATCCCTGTATAGAGCATGATGATAGATACTGAATACTGTAAGTTCCAAAATTATTGAGTGCaattattattgcaattttgtcatttaagactaaaatgcaattttaaattttaaaatttagttaaaaaaaatcctgtttaattcatataaaaaatttaaaatgggaGTTCAAATTATGGCAGATATTACCTTGTcgcattttactttaaaaatcgTATTATTCTGAATGTATTGtactattaaagaaaaaaaaaagcgatgattaattttcttatttttaccgAAGCGcagtggcgaaaaaaataatctcccttcaattttcatttatacatttgtttaaatacTATACAGCGATCAACTAATGTAATATACAacaattattatgatattcaggaGAAAGAAGATATACCTTTCTTCCCTAAGTTGTCACAAGATTTCTTGTCGATTCCAATTGAAACGAATGCCATGATCAAACAACCTAGGCCAAGAAGTATCTGTATGGCACCATATCTTTTGAGAGTAGCACCCAATTGCTCCTTTGCAGTGACAACTTTCGAAGACATGGTATAGAACTTCATAACAAGGCTTTTTCAAtcctataaaaaaatgaatcaaatatatctaaataaagTAATGATAGATTCCAGGATATAAATTTTGTGTTAGCGCCAACCGTGTgattcgtctacaaaagactattCATTGAAGCTCGAATCAGAAACAGTTGAAAAGGTCAAATTAAGTATGAAGTTGATgatcattgaggaccaaaattcctaaaagttttgctaaTTACAGATAatgtaatatattcctgaggtataaaaagccttagtatttcaaaaattcgaaattttgtaaacagtttatttgtaattatgaccatatttatgataatttatgttAGCAcagaagtactgactactgggctggtgatatcctcgggggaaaaaaaatccacttcCAGAATCCCCGACCTAGTAGGTGTAAAGAAACTCAGAAACTCGCCGCAATTTtccgcctgtcccaagtcaggagcatctggcctttgtgagttttgtaatttttaattttagtatcttgtgtataattcggagtttagtatgacgtccattttcactgaactagtatacatataaTTGAAGGGGCCAGCCGAAGGACGCATCCGGGTGCTGGAGTTTCTTGCTACAtaaagactcattggtggccttccGTTGtggtctgctctatggtcgggttgatgtcgctttgacacattccccatttccattctcaattttaatcatcgtagataccaggatggaaattttaaatttatccCTATTGCTAGTTTTAAGCAGAAGGGactgaaaaaaagtattgttgaTGGACATTTTCAGAATTAAGTATGTATTATAAGTATGGGTTACGGCCATAGCAAATTACCGGTATGGTAGGGCAGAAAAATCccgaaacataaaaaaagttaaaagtaaaacttggagaaatgattttatatttaaatacaagaaaaataaaatataagaaagatAATGACAATTACGTGCATAATTGTTGGGATAGAAAAGGAAGACAAACGTAAGGTTAACTTGTGTTCATAAGCATAAACACATCTCTATAACTGTAAAGTAATCgttattgaacaaaaatatttaaaatcaaattgtttgAAAGTCAAATGTGTAGCAGAGAACGTATTTAGTAATTGCGTTTTTGTATTAACTTGAACGTGTTAATACATAGAATAAGattcattttcaaaactttaaaagaaatgtttacCACGCATAGATTTCGTTTTGAAATACTGAGGATCTTTAAGGATAGATACCCATAgctatgtttgaaaattttgcgGAATTTCATGTCGCTTTTCactttcgtactttatttggactttttaactttttcattgCAGATGCGAGTTTGGCgtctaatatttatttttatcatggtatctatgatgagtttttttttatcagtttatcaATTCCATGTTTTTGGAAGCATACGATGTTGTACAAATTTCCTTTAATTTATTCCGTAATTGCCTGCTATATTTATACAGTTGTTTGCAATTATGAAGATCATGTTAATTACTAATCAACGTTTGTATGtgtatttttgatatataaaaactattttttatctCATTTTCCAATTTGAATGATAAAGACTAGGTAAAATCGGGAAAAAAACAAAGTCTTTGAAAGTCTTTCTCTTTTCATTGTCAATAACAATTCTTGTTCTGGCTATATAAAATGGGAacatatataacagaaaaatGCCTGTGttacaaaaagataaaacttATAGGTAGGCACTTTTAAAAGTCACATGGAAAACTACATTACTTAAGGCGATTttcgtatttcaaataaacCCATCATacataccaggactaaatttagtatatacgccagacgcgcgtttcgtctacaaaagactcattagtgacgctcgaatccgaaatatttaaaaaggccaaataaagtacgaagttgaagagcattgaggaccaaaatttctaaaagttttaccaaatacagcaaggtaatctatgcctgaagtggaaaagccttagtatttcaaaaaattcaaaaaaatgttaacagtaattttataaatataaccatatcaataacaattcatgtcagcacaaaaagtaaaaagatcGATAAATTGATTTTACTTGACGATAAAATAACTTTACTTTAAACCGATGAAAAATTATGTAACAACCATTAATATTGGAATATCGTTTATCGGTTTTGTTTGCGGTCGCGATGTTTATATTGAACGACTGTTTAAGCAGTAACAGAACACTGCTTTTTATTGTTCCGACATTTCAGAAATTTAAATGGTCATTAAATCTTTCTTAATCGTTCGTGTTTTCACCTTTATctctttgttaaaatatttaattaaacatttaagtAATATTCagttaataattatttttatttgtccgTTATTAAGACTTACCAAATGGCTAGCTGAACGTTTACCTGGAACTGGAATTCAAGGCAGGAATCCTTATCTTTAAATCCCCTCCGCAGTGGATTCTCTTTTATACAGGCATCAATATACCGTGACCAGGCTTCTTGACATGTTTTATTACCCGTGAAGTTTCAGTTCACAGGCCCTAA
It contains:
- the LOC134683241 gene encoding uncharacterized protein LOC134683241, which produces MKFYTMSSKVVTAKEQLGATLKRYGAIQILLGLGCLIMAFVSIGIDKKSCDNLGKKEIVIKNATIPTFTFDKKTIMLGLDGGSVVSAIWVVVTGIVPAYMARNADYSLIRTKVVFMVFSIMATSLFVPIIIGAAATNYILRDSHMELLVITGLICLLEFLVSFAASLYCCASPWAPCKLAKKDRELRSEQFIDNEKQMTKLELPEYKP